One window from the genome of Malus domestica chromosome 01, GDT2T_hap1 encodes:
- the LOC103428899 gene encoding zinc finger CCCH domain-containing protein 38-like translates to MSRSNRKRSSKWDLVEGPQFEDANMQDNGWMGKAGRAFHHKESGRDWLSPETNDLHRPKHDLDMPSREPLPGSRGSHKNESINKGCKRYMNDSMVWDGDGNCSTRMSPGLDEWREHRSRSPKSGWRRSLRGRSRSRSRSRSKSQSWSRSKSQSWSRSPDRGYRRESLFLDRNRGRPGISAQLCKDFMTGRCRRGSDCQMLHEGNSNYDDSWESRHRKCDASRYSTPPDTTEYYPLKSERYSAYCSDFAKGKCRRGASCKFDHHRASDGFSKGSTNENTRERENERRNRDISTERGAERVLHRSSDIPCKFFAAGNCRNKKNCRFSHHIQARASPERMSRDGRWGPSHSLNDAAPAWSGPKWSDTGTLSDAAMLTVDNRNIGVPEVRSSAWSVDDNRWGCDKNNENKNCADRSVSHEAVERNEKDTNLWNEGSVGARVDLPKSRDTEKWLGDMSPDWNYTVQSSNHVGKQEHSRITQGSEPSTQVHGAASIIEPMVAERSDFLQNKDVRVDGVISVPYDNRTAIEEPSSFRNNLNVTANIMARQSFDHSGQSSSAFPFSGLSTSGQSKKLIPCGGVVKSPQDTLSPESKSVTKSDIGDAKTSLVDGIPQVPNLVGGKELTQLTNLSASLAQLLGNRQQLPQIYAALNSHNAPLLPKSERSTEQLLAAAIQRDPTVVSHKPYDPMCDSIEHRIINNQMCLLPNSAGNTSIDRKVENLSNVVSLSSLPSGANANNYHQTNNPVEEPTHKDHQLSQHGAKSEVVEGNGALGAEESKSVQEENNSPENGPIEVKGGKKVKEVKGSRAFRFALVENVKELLKPSWKEGQVSKDAYKTIVKKVVDKVTSTMQGANIPQTQEKIDHYLSFSKPKLTKLVQAYVEKMQKG, encoded by the exons ATGAGTAGAAGCAACAGAAAGCGGTCTTCTAAATGGGATTTGGTAGAAGGGCCTCAATTTGAAGATGCAAATATGCAGGACAACGGTTGGATGGGAAAGGCAGGTAGGGCATTTCATCATAAGGAATCTGGACGTGACTGGCTTTCTCCGGAGACAAATGATCTGCACAGACCTAAGCATGATTTGGATATGCCATCCAGGGAACCTTTGCCCGGAAGCAGAGGCTCACATAAAAATGAGAGTATCAATAAGGGATGCAAGAGATACATGAATGACTCTATGGTGTGGGATGGAGATGGAAATTGCAGCACAAGGATGTCTCCTGGTCTTGATGAGTGGAGAGAACATCGCAGTCGGTCCCCAAAAAGTGGTTGGAGAAGGTCACTGAg AGGTAGGAGTAGAAGTAGAAGCAGGAGCAGGAGTAAGAGCCAGAGCTGGAGCAGGAGTAAGAGCCAGAGCTGGAGTAGGAGCCCTGATCGTGGTTATAGGCGGGAATCACTTTTCCTCGACAGAAATAGAGGCAGGCCAGGAATTTCAGCTCAATTGTGCAAAGATTTTATGACTGGGAGATGCAGGAGAGGTAGTGATTGCCAAATGCTTCATGAGGGTAATTCCAATTATGATGATAGCTGGGAAAGTCGACACAGGAAATGTGATGCTTCGAGATACTCTACCCCTCCTGATACCACCGAGTACTATCCATTAAAAAGTGAAAGATATTCTGCGTATTGTAGTGATTTTGCAAAAGGGAAGTGCCGGAGGGGGGCATCTTGCAAGTTCGATCACCATCGTGCTTCTGATGGATTCAGTAAAGGTTCTACAAATGAGAATACTAGAGAAAGGGAAAATGAAAGAAGGAACAGAGATATTTCTACAGAGCGAGGTGCTGAGCGTGTACTGCACAGGAGTAGTGATATTCCTTGCAAATTTTTTGCTGCGGGAAATTGTCGTAATAAAAAGAATTGTCGGTTTTCTCATCATATTCAAGCTCGTGCAAGTCCTGAAAGAATGTCACGGGATGGCCGGTGGGGCCCAAGTCACAGTTTAAATGAtgcagccccagcatggagtggTCCAAAATGGAGTGATACCGGGACTCTGTCAGATGCCGCGATGTTGACTGTAGATAACAGAAATATTGGTGTTCCAGAGGTAAGGTCTAGTGCTTGGTCTGTAGATGATAATAGATGGGGGTGTGATAAGAACAATGAGAACAAAAATTGTGCTGACCGTAGTGTTAGTCATGAAGCAGTTGAGAGGAATGAGAAGGATACAAATCTGTGGAACGAAGGTAGTGTGGGTGCTCGTGTGGATCTTCCTAAATCGAGAGATACTGAAAAATGGCTTGGTGACATGTCTCCTGATTGGAATTACACGGTGCAATCCTCCAACCATGTTGGGAAACAAGAGCATAGTCGCATTACTCAAGGTTCAGAACCTTCCACTCAGGTGCATGGTGCTGCTTCAATTATTGAACCAATGGTAGCTGAAAGATCTGATTTTCTGCAGAACAAGGATGTAAGGGTAGATGGAGTTATATCCGTGCCATATGACAATAGGACTGCCATTGAAGAACCTTCTAGTTTTCGTAATAACCTAAATGTTACTGCAAATATCATGGCCCGCCAAAGCTTTGACCACAGTGGCCAGAGTTCAAGTGCTTTTCCTTTTTCAGGATTAAGCACAAGTGGGCAAAGTAAAAAACTAATCCCATGCGGAGGAGTTGTAAAAAGTCCACAAGATACACTGTCCCCAGAGAGTAAATCTGTGACCAAGTCAGATATAGGGGATGCAAAAACTTCACTAGTTGATGGAATTCCTCAAGTTCCAAATTTGGTAGGTGGTAAAGAACTTACGCAACTTACCAATCTTTCAGCTTCTCTGGCTCAGTTACTTGGAAATCGGCAGCAACTTCCACAGATTTATGCTGCTTTAAATTCTCATAATGCACCTCTCCTTCCCAAATCAGAAAGATCTACTGAGCAGCTTTTGGCAGCAGCCATTCAGCGCGATCCAACGGTGGTATCTCATAAGCCGTATGATCCTATGTGTGATAGCATAGAACATAGAATTATTAACAATCAAATGTGCCTTTTGCCAAATAGTGCTGGAAACACAAGCATTGATAGAAAAGTAGAGAACCTGTCAAATGTTGTATCTCTATCGTCTTTACCTAGTGGAGCAAATGCAAACAATTATCATCAGACTAATAATCCAGTGGAAGAACCTACACATAAGGATCACCAATTAAGTCAGCATGGTGCAAAGTCTGAGGTTGTCGAGGGAAATGGTGCACTTGGGGCCGAGGAAAGCAAGAGCGTGCAGGAAGAGAATAATTCCCCAGAGAATGGTCCCATAGAGGTCAAAGGGGGCAAGAAAGTCAAGGAAGTGAAGGGGAGCCGTGCATTTAGATTTGCACTTGTGGAAAACGTCAAGGAGCTTTTAAAACCCTCATGGAAAGAAGGTCAAGTCAGCAAAGATGCTTACAAAACGATAGTGAAGAAGGTGGTTGATAAAGTGACCAGTACCATGCAGGGGGCTAATATTCCCCAGACACAAGAGAAGATTGACCATTATCTATCATTTTCAAAACCGAAGCTTACTAAACTTGTACAG GCATATGTAGAAAAAATGCAGAAGGGTTAA